A DNA window from Ovis aries strain OAR_USU_Benz2616 breed Rambouillet chromosome 7, ARS-UI_Ramb_v3.0, whole genome shotgun sequence contains the following coding sequences:
- the NR2E3 gene encoding photoreceptor-specific nuclear receptor, with protein sequence MSSNMAAAVPAAVSASRKESPGRWGLGEEPTGVGPSLQCRVCGDSSSGKHYGIYACNGCSGFFKRSVRRRLIYRCQVGAGMCPVDKAHRNQCQACRLKKCLQAGMNQDGESRTPSQRGVAEETGAHDPWGVLTLPTSPAVQNERQPRSTAQVRMDSVESETEPRLEPLATPPALAGPSSRGPTPVSAARALGPRALTPPGHHHFMASLITAETCTKLEPEDADENIDVTGNDPEFPSSPYSSSSPCALDSIHETSARLLFMAVKWAKNLPVFSNLPFRDQVILLEEAWSELFLLGAIQWSLPLDNCPLLALPEASAGGSSQGRLVLASAETRILQETVSRFRALAVDPTEFACMKALVLFKPETRGLKDPEHVEALQDQSQVMLSQHSKAHHPSQPVRFGKLLLLLPSLRFITSERVELLFFRKTIGNTPMEKLLCDMFKN encoded by the exons ATGAGCTCCAACATGGCTGCAGCGGTGCCGGCAGCCGTGTCCGCCTCCAGGAAGGAGTCTCCAGGCAGGTGGGGCCTGGGGGAGGAGCCGACAG GCGTGGGCCCCTCGCTCCAGTGCCGTGTGTGCGGGGACAGCAGCAGCGGGAAGCACTACGGCATCTATGCCTGCAACGGCTGCAGCGGCTTCTTCAAGAGGAGCGTGAGGCGAAGGCTGATCTACAG GTgccaggtgggggcagggatgtGCCCGGTGGACAAGGCCCACCGCAACCAGTGCCAGGCCTGCCGGCTGAAGAAGTGCTTGCAGGCGGGCATGAACCAGGACGGTGAGTCAAGAACCCCATCCCAGAGAGGCGTGGCAGAAGAGACAGGGGCGCATGATCCGTGGGGTGTCCTgacccttcccacctccccagccGTGCAGAATGAGCGCCAGCCGCGGAGCACTGCCCAGGTCCGAATGGACAGCGTGGAGTCAGAAACGGAGCCCCGGCTGGAGCCCCTGGCAACACCCCCTGCCCTCGCAGGGCCCAGCTCTCGGGGGCCCACACCCGTGTCTGCAGCCAGAGCCCTGGGACCCCGGGCCCTCACGCCTCCGGGACACCACCACTTCATGGCCAGCCTGATAACAGCCGAAACCTGCACTAAGCTGGAGCCTGAGGATG CCGATGAGAATATCGATGTCACTGGCAATGATCCCGAGTTCCCCTCGTCCCCatactcctcctcctccccctgtgCTCTGGACAGCATCCACGAGACATCGGCTCGCCTGCTCTTCATGGCCGTCAAGTGGGCCAAGAACCTGCCGGTGTTCTCCAACCTGCCCTTCCGGGATCAG GTGATCCTGCTGGAAGAGGCATGGAGTGAACTCTTTCTCCTTGGAGCCATCCAGTGGTCTCTGCCTCTGGACAATTGCCCACTGCTGGCCCTGCCTGAGGCCTCTGCTGGCGGCAGCTCTCAGGGCCGGCTAGTGCTGGCCAGTGCGGAGACTCGAATCCTGCAGGAAACCGTCTCACGGTTCCGGGCACTGGCGGTGGACCCCACGGAGTTCGCCTGCATGAAGGCCCTGGTCCTCTTCAAACCAG AAACACGGGGCCTGAAGGATCCTGAGCACGTGGAGGCCTTGCAGGACCAGTCTCAGGTGATGCTCAGCCAGCACAGCAAGGCCCATCACCCCAGCCAGCCTGTGAG GTTTGGGAAATTGCTCCTGCTCCTTCCGTCTTTGAGATTTATCACTTCTGAACGTGTTGAGCTCCTCTTTTTCCGCAAGACCATAGGGAATACTCCGATGGAGAAGCTCCTTTGTGACATGTTCAAAAACTAG